A region from the Parcubacteria group bacterium ADurb.Bin159 genome encodes:
- the ftsZ gene encoding Cell division protein FtsZ has product MAEIIKSQKSLAYHQVEKNKSQNDKLKVKDKKIKKEINKSDKLTNKKYYGPRIKIIGVGGAGGNIVARLRKKSKADGLDYLAINTDKQALSALPRLIKKIIIGQKITGGLGAGMNPDIGRAAAEEDEEIIKEEIKKADMVFILAGFGGGTGTGATPVIAEIARKLGILTVVLAIRPFSFEGEERLSIAENGFKEVLNFVDTAIFLSNEQLFSHLPEGVSLLEGFDIADNIFSDGLLGIFNILIEPGLINLDFADLRVVLENGGQGILAIGEGEGDKKDEEIIKGLLKNIPPDFLLKNSKRIFYAITSSPSSAFSEIQKIIEKIKELSNPEAKIIFGISIDLKLHNKVKATLIATSSDNSSTFLASNYKPIEQKDKEKDKNKSEDYADFEKKEDKQKIFEETKNQKYQDSLYDELDIPAFIRRRLHK; this is encoded by the coding sequence ATGGCCGAAATAATAAAAAGTCAAAAATCTCTTGCCTACCATCAGGTAGAAAAAAACAAAAGCCAAAATGATAAATTAAAAGTTAAAGATAAAAAGATAAAAAAAGAAATAAATAAATCAGATAAATTAACCAATAAAAAATATTACGGGCCAAGGATTAAGATTATAGGGGTAGGGGGAGCAGGGGGGAATATAGTAGCGCGGCTTAGAAAGAAAAGTAAAGCTGATGGTTTAGATTATTTAGCCATTAATACTGATAAACAAGCATTAAGCGCGCTTCCTAGATTGATTAAGAAAATAATAATTGGTCAAAAAATTACCGGGGGATTGGGAGCAGGAATGAATCCGGATATTGGCCGAGCAGCGGCAGAAGAAGATGAAGAAATTATAAAAGAAGAGATAAAAAAAGCAGATATGGTTTTTATTTTAGCTGGTTTTGGCGGAGGGACGGGTACAGGGGCAACACCAGTGATTGCTGAAATAGCCAGAAAATTGGGAATTTTAACAGTGGTTTTGGCTATTCGTCCCTTTTCTTTTGAAGGGGAAGAACGGCTTTCTATCGCCGAAAACGGTTTTAAGGAAGTTCTTAATTTTGTAGATACGGCTATTTTTTTATCTAACGAACAATTATTCAGTCATTTGCCAGAAGGGGTTTCTCTTTTAGAAGGTTTTGATATAGCGGATAATATTTTTTCTGACGGACTTTTAGGAATTTTTAATATTTTGATTGAACCAGGTTTAATTAATCTTGATTTTGCTGATCTTAGAGTTGTTTTAGAAAATGGCGGGCAAGGTATTTTGGCTATTGGCGAAGGGGAAGGAGATAAGAAAGATGAAGAAATTATAAAGGGTTTATTGAAAAATATTCCTCCTGATTTTCTATTGAAAAATTCAAAAAGAATTTTTTATGCCATAACAAGTAGTCCTTCTTCGGCTTTTAGTGAAATCCAAAAAATTATTGAAAAAATTAAAGAATTGTCTAATCCTGAAGCTAAAATAATTTTTGGCATTTCCATTGATTTAAAATTACACAATAAAGTGAAAGCAACTCTCATCGCTACATCTTCCGATAATTCCTCAACCTTTTTGGCATCTAATTACAAACCCATAGAACAGAAAGATAAGGAAAAAGATAAAAATAAATCGGAGGATTATGCTGATTTTGAAAAAAAGGAGGACAAACAAAAAATATTTGAAGAGACAAAAAATCAAAAGTATCAAGATTCTTTATACGATGAATTGGATATTCCCGCTTTTATTAGGCGCCGTCTGCATAAATAA
- the pduL gene encoding Phosphate propanoyltransferase, which translates to MSTFIKVPVEISARHIHLSKKDLDNLFGRGYKLKKLRSLSQPGMFAAEETVVICNKQNCLKNVRILGPIRPQTQIEISQTDARALGLKPPLRISEDIRGSAGCQIKGPKGTIDLKEGVIIAWRHLHCPLSFAKKYNLEKRKFVSIKINNQRSLTFHKVWLRISPNYRLAFHLDTDEGNAAGIKKIARGYLIL; encoded by the coding sequence ATGTCTACTTTTATTAAAGTTCCTGTTGAGATTTCGGCAAGACATATTCATTTGTCAAAAAAAGATTTAGATAACCTTTTCGGCAGAGGATATAAATTAAAAAAATTACGGTCTCTTTCTCAACCAGGGATGTTTGCTGCTGAAGAAACAGTAGTTATTTGTAATAAGCAAAATTGTTTAAAAAATGTCAGAATTTTGGGACCAATTCGCCCTCAAACACAAATAGAAATTTCTCAAACAGACGCTCGAGCGCTTGGACTAAAACCGCCCCTTAGAATTTCTGAAGATATTAGAGGTAGCGCTGGCTGTCAAATAAAAGGGCCCAAAGGAACTATTGATTTAAAAGAAGGCGTTATTATTGCTTGGCGACATCTTCATTGCCCGTTATCTTTTGCCAAAAAATATAATTTAGAAAAAAGAAAATTTGTTTCTATTAAAATAAATAATCAGCGGTCATTGACTTTTCATAAAGTATGGTTGAGAATTAGCCCAAATTATAGATTGGCTTTTCATTTAGATACTGACGAGGGTAATGCCGCGGGAATAAAAAAAATAGCCAGAGGCTATTTAATACTATAA
- the gyrB gene encoding DNA gyrase subunit B, translating to MSKPTDSYKAESITILEGLAAVRRHPAMYIGSTGIAGLHHLVYEVCDNALDEVIAGYGKNIIVDLLDDNMVRVSDDGRGIPVDIHKPTGLSALEVVMTRLHAGAKFSQDIYKVSGGLHGVGVAAVNALSSYLKAEVKRDGYLYEQTYRQGKPETKVKKVKKAEGTGTIITFQPDVSIFGNIEFNLKTILAHLRQQAYLTSGVKIQVNDFRKKNYNPYTFYFEGGIRSFVRYLNRTNKPISEEIFYVSKEVDKVFVEIALQYVDDYKENVLGFANNIYTVDGGTHLVGFRTALTRALNSFARNKELLKEKDINLTGDDVKEGLTTIVSVRLPRPQFEGQTKGKLGNEEIRSIVDNVFSTAFKTYLEEHPKSAGAIINKCLLTLRARRAAKNAKEAILRKGLLESFSLPGKLSDCSSGEAAISELYIVEGDSAGGSARQGRDPRFQAILPLRGKILNAERTRMEKILVNEELKSLIIALGTNIGEQFNINKLRYHKIIIMTDADVDGLHIRTLLLTFFWRYFPELIKGGYIYIACPPLYRINYKGKNYYVYSDEEKEKLIKKITYKTPSSKAEKSSFKIKKLEEKKSGEEKIDIQRYKGLGEMNPDELYTTTMDPENRILKLVTVEDATQADEIFEILMGEDVEARKHFIQVHAKQAENIDV from the coding sequence ATGTCAAAACCAACAGATTCATATAAAGCAGAATCAATTACCATTTTAGAAGGGTTAGCAGCTGTTCGTCGCCATCCGGCAATGTATATTGGTTCAACTGGCATAGCCGGCCTCCATCATCTTGTATACGAAGTTTGTGATAACGCGTTAGATGAAGTTATTGCTGGCTATGGTAAAAATATTATTGTTGACCTTTTAGATGATAATATGGTGAGAGTGAGTGACGATGGTAGGGGTATTCCTGTTGATATTCATAAGCCTACAGGACTTTCGGCGTTAGAAGTGGTAATGACCCGTTTGCATGCTGGGGCTAAATTTTCTCAAGATATTTATAAAGTATCGGGCGGTTTGCATGGTGTAGGAGTCGCAGCGGTTAATGCCTTGTCTTCTTATCTTAAAGCAGAGGTTAAAAGAGACGGTTATCTTTACGAACAAACTTACCGCCAAGGTAAACCGGAAACAAAAGTTAAAAAAGTCAAAAAGGCGGAAGGCACAGGGACAATAATTACTTTTCAACCAGATGTGTCTATTTTTGGCAACATTGAGTTTAATCTTAAAACTATTCTTGCCCATCTTCGCCAGCAAGCATATCTTACTTCCGGAGTAAAAATACAAGTAAATGATTTTAGAAAAAAGAATTACAATCCTTATACTTTTTATTTTGAGGGAGGAATAAGATCTTTTGTGCGATATCTTAATCGAACAAATAAACCTATTTCAGAAGAAATTTTTTATGTGAGTAAAGAGGTGGATAAAGTTTTTGTAGAAATCGCTCTTCAATATGTTGATGATTATAAAGAAAATGTTTTGGGTTTTGCTAATAATATTTATACCGTCGATGGAGGAACACATTTAGTTGGTTTTAGAACAGCATTAACTCGGGCATTAAATAGTTTTGCTCGAAACAAAGAATTATTAAAAGAAAAAGATATTAATTTAACAGGAGATGATGTTAAAGAAGGACTTACCACTATAGTAAGTGTTCGTTTACCTCGTCCTCAATTTGAAGGACAGACAAAAGGGAAACTTGGCAATGAAGAGATAAGAAGCATTGTAGACAATGTTTTTTCTACTGCCTTTAAAACATATTTAGAAGAGCATCCCAAATCAGCGGGAGCTATCATAAATAAATGCCTTTTAACATTAAGAGCGAGGAGAGCGGCTAAAAATGCCAAAGAAGCAATTCTTAGAAAGGGATTACTTGAATCGTTTTCTCTTCCCGGCAAATTATCCGATTGTTCTTCCGGGGAGGCAGCTATATCTGAACTTTATATTGTAGAAGGGGACAGCGCTGGTGGTTCGGCTCGTCAGGGGAGAGATCCAAGATTCCAAGCAATATTACCCTTAAGGGGGAAAATTTTAAATGCTGAACGGACAAGAATGGAAAAAATTTTAGTCAATGAAGAGTTAAAATCTTTGATTATTGCTTTAGGAACAAATATTGGGGAACAATTTAATATAAATAAACTTCGTTATCACAAAATTATTATTATGACCGATGCTGATGTTGACGGCTTGCATATTAGAACACTTCTCCTGACTTTTTTTTGGCGATACTTCCCTGAATTAATAAAAGGCGGTTATATTTATATTGCTTGTCCGCCTCTTTATCGGATAAATTATAAAGGAAAAAATTATTATGTTTATAGTGATGAAGAAAAAGAAAAATTAATAAAAAAAATAACTTATAAAACGCCATCTTCTAAAGCAGAAAAGTCAAGTTTTAAGATTAAAAAATTGGAAGAGAAAAAATCAGGAGAAGAGAAAATTGATATCCAAAGATATAAAGGATTAGGAGAAATGAACCCTGATGAATTATATACCACAACAATGGATCCAGAAAACAGAATTTTAAAACTTGTTACTGTGGAAGACGCTACTCAAGCCGATGAAATTTTTGAAATTTTAATGGGGGAAGATGTTGAGGCAAGAAAACATTTTATTCAAGTTCACGCTAAACAAGCAGAAAACATAGATGTGTAA
- the iolC gene encoding 5-dehydro-2-deoxygluconokinase, protein MFDAVTVGGTVQDIIFITKEGKTISNYNDPLCQKLMGFEEGAKIYSKEVYFTSGGGAANLAVGLSRFGVKTSILSRLGKDDIGKTIISNLKKEGVDTSNIQLDSHLSTGISFIVSFPKSPKQIIFSYRGANDKLKVPTQKISTRWFVVSSLSFSHWTNILDYIISQKCEILWNPGISQIRIPFFVFSKYLKQIMIFVVNEDEAREIVFRKNKIKKISLKEVIKQIYSLGPKIVVVTQGKNGATAFDGKNFYFKKAKKTNIINVTGAGDAFNSGFLAYYMKYASINKALEGGILNSAAVISQIGAQKGLFKIN, encoded by the coding sequence ATGTTTGATGCAGTTACTGTGGGGGGAACGGTTCAGGATATTATTTTTATTACTAAAGAAGGAAAAACTATTTCAAATTACAATGATCCTCTTTGTCAAAAATTGATGGGATTTGAGGAGGGGGCAAAAATTTATAGTAAAGAAGTATATTTCACTTCAGGCGGAGGAGCAGCCAATTTGGCTGTCGGTTTAAGTAGATTTGGCGTTAAAACAAGTATTTTATCTCGTCTCGGTAAAGATGATATAGGGAAAACAATTATAAGCAATTTAAAAAAAGAAGGAGTGGACACTTCTAACATTCAGTTAGATTCACATTTATCAACGGGTATTTCTTTTATTGTAAGTTTCCCTAAATCTCCCAAACAAATTATTTTTTCCTATCGCGGAGCGAACGATAAATTAAAAGTTCCAACTCAAAAAATTTCTACTCGCTGGTTTGTTGTTTCTTCTTTAAGTTTTTCTCATTGGACAAATATTTTAGATTATATAATTTCTCAAAAATGCGAAATTCTTTGGAACCCGGGAATTTCTCAAATTAGAATCCCGTTTTTTGTTTTCAGTAAATATCTTAAACAAATAATGATTTTTGTGGTTAATGAAGATGAAGCGCGAGAAATAGTTTTTAGAAAAAACAAAATAAAAAAAATATCCCTTAAAGAAGTTATAAAACAAATTTATTCTCTTGGTCCAAAAATAGTAGTTGTCACTCAGGGAAAGAATGGAGCAACTGCTTTTGATGGAAAAAATTTTTATTTTAAAAAAGCCAAGAAAACAAATATTATAAACGTGACCGGAGCAGGGGACGCCTTTAATAGCGGTTTTTTGGCTTATTATATGAAGTATGCTTCAATTAATAAGGCTTTGGAAGGCGGAATTTTAAATAGTGCGGCAGTTATTTCTCAAATTGGCGCGCAAAAAGGACTATTTAAAATAAATTAG